A part of Candidatus Methylacidiphilales bacterium genomic DNA contains:
- a CDS encoding ParB N-terminal domain-containing protein encodes MATLDDLIRQYKESSRNEKPPKATPNPDHVNSDESGNKVVDELIDTPASKSNMVNIDYTNIMEIFSGMEFNEDVMTEPEDTRDEEDDGVIKRIEGLGQEKLTDNLPTQNVASYEKNIEKMEFNNTAAQLNQEHILKDKYIDKVDDNKNKDEEFFSAIDDLYKDRTISAVKTTYENIPLKMIQVDIGQVRAALPRSILQECNFNNESVIKTALEKMKDDIVIRGAMEKILELADDIRKNGLLQPIGVVMKKDIYQIIYGERRFWASMYNFIFNNGSDTISAIIYPGDISNELQIHMQWAENMQRVDIPPGRLVEIVCNIYTNVFDGLMKS; translated from the coding sequence ATGGCAACATTAGATGATCTGATAAGACAATATAAGGAATCGTCCCGAAATGAAAAACCACCAAAAGCGACTCCAAATCCAGATCATGTAAATAGTGATGAATCAGGTAATAAGGTGGTTGACGAATTGATAGATACCCCTGCATCAAAATCAAACATGGTTAATATAGATTATACGAATATAATGGAAATTTTTTCTGGTATGGAATTCAATGAAGATGTTATGACGGAACCTGAGGATACAAGAGATGAGGAGGATGATGGGGTTATTAAAAGAATAGAGGGATTAGGCCAGGAGAAGTTGACAGATAATTTGCCCACTCAAAATGTTGCAAGCTATGAGAAGAATATTGAAAAGATGGAATTCAATAACACAGCAGCCCAATTAAATCAAGAGCATATATTAAAAGATAAATATATTGACAAAGTAGATGATAATAAAAATAAAGATGAGGAGTTTTTTAGTGCTATTGATGATTTATATAAAGATCGAACGATTTCTGCAGTTAAAACAACTTACGAAAACATACCCTTGAAGATGATCCAAGTAGATATAGGTCAAGTTCGGGCAGCTCTTCCCCGCAGTATTCTACAAGAGTGTAATTTCAATAATGAATCGGTTATTAAAACAGCACTTGAGAAGATGAAGGATGATATTGTAATCAGAGGAGCTATGGAGAAGATATTAGAATTGGCTGATGATATTCGTAAAAACGGTTTGCTGCAGCCAATTGGCGTAGTTATGAAAAAAGACATCTATCAGATCATATATGGAGAAAGAAGATTTTGGGCTAGTATGTACAATTTTATTTTCAACAACGGCAGTGATACCATTTCAGCCATAATCTATCCAGGTGATATATCTAATGAACTGCAAATTCATATGCAGTGGGCTGAGAACATGCAGCGCGTGGATATACCGCCAGGAAGATTGGTTGAGATCGTATGCAATATATATACAAATGTCTTTGACGGTTTAATGAAATCAT